One region of Zingiber officinale cultivar Zhangliang chromosome 7B, Zo_v1.1, whole genome shotgun sequence genomic DNA includes:
- the LOC122006317 gene encoding single myb histone 6-like — protein sequence MGAPKQKWTAEEEAALKAGVVKHGAGKWRTILKDPEFSGVLCSRSNVDLKDKWRNLSVTANGWGSREKARALKRSRQTPKHDGSSKAVRTMYEDDDDELMESKSLATNEYLHIAGQKRSFSRTDNLILEAIKNLKEPSGSNKTAIATYIEDQYWPPPDFAELLSDKLKELTASGRLIRVKRKYRMAPTSAFPSGKTSKLLIPEGRQSEPSRTIRDDLKPFSRFQVDAELGRMQSMTAQQAAAIAAQAVAEAEAAMAEAEAAAREAEAAEADAEVAQAFAEAVMLTMKNKNKSNLVA from the exons ATGGGTGCTCCCAAGCAAAAGTGGACAGCAGAAGAGGAGGCAGCTCTCAAAGCTGGAGTTGTGAAGCATGGTGCTGGAAAATGGCGCACAATATTGAAAGATCCAGAATTCAGTGGCGTATTATGTTCGAGGTCAAATGTGGACCTAAAG GATAAGTGGCGTAACTTGAGTGTGACTGCAAATGGTTGGGGATCCCGAGAGAAGGCTAGAGCATTGAAAAGGAGCCGACAAACACCCAAACATGATGGTAGCTCAAAGGCTGTCAGGACAATgtatgaagatgatgatgatgaactaATGGAAAGCAAGTCTCTTGCTACTAATGAATATCTTCATATTGCTGGTCAAAAGAGATCTTTCTCCAG GACAGACAATCTGATACTGGAAGCCATAAAAAACCTGAAGGAGCCCAGTGGATCTAACAAGACAGCTATTGCCACATACATAGAG GACCAATATTGGCCGCCACCAGATTTTGCAGAACTGTTATCAGATAAGCTGAAAGAGTTGACTGCTAGTGGGAGATTGATTAGG GTGAAGCGCAAGTATAGGATGGCACCAACTTCAGCTTTCCCTAGCGGAAAAACATCTAAACTTCTGATACCAGAGGGTAGACAAAGTGAGCCTTCAAGAACAATCAGGGATGATCTAAAACCTTTCTCAAGATTTCAAGTTGATGCTGAATTGGGAAGAATGCAAAGCATGACAGCGCAGCAGGCTGCAGCCATTGCTGCTCAAGCTGTTGCTGAGGCAGAAGCAGCCATGGCAGAGGCTGAAGCAGCAGCTAGAGAAGCAGAAGCTGCAGAGGCTGATGCCGAAGTAGCTCAGGCTTTCGCTGAGGCAGTGATGTTAACTATGAAGAATAAAAACAAATCTAACCTG GTTGCCTAA
- the LOC122006318 gene encoding photosystem I reaction center subunit psaK, chloroplastic-like isoform X1, translating into MATKLASSAATMIALPQFSGLKALPSSRQVTMPPNFQRGGNGGGALGARCDGFIGSPTNLIIVTSTTLMLFAGRFGLAPSANRKATAGLRLVVRDSGLQSGDPAGFTLADTLACGVVGHIIGVGVVLGLKNLGAI; encoded by the exons ATGGCCACCAAGCTCGCCTCTTCGGCTGCCACCATGATCGCCCTCCCTCAGTTCAGTGGCCTCAAGGCCCTGCCATCGTCAAGG CAGGTGACGATGCCGCCAAATTTCCAGCGAGGAGGAAACGGTGGCGGAGCGCTTGGAGCTCGCTGCGACGGCTTCATTGGTTCACCTACGAACTTG ATAATTGTGACGAGCACGACCCTGATGTTGTTTGCTGGGAGGTTCGGGCTGGCACCTTCGGCTAACCGAAAGGCCACTGCGGGCCTAAGGTTGGTGGTGCGTGACTCTGGGCTGCAAAGTggcgaccctgctgggttcaccttaGCTGATACCTTGGCTTGCGGTGTTGTCGGGCACATCATCGGCGTTGGAGTTGTCTTAGGGCTCAAGAACTTGGGCGCCATATAA
- the LOC122006318 gene encoding photosystem I reaction center subunit psaK, chloroplastic-like isoform X2, producing the protein MATKLASSAATMIALPQFSGLKALPSSRVTMPPNFQRGGNGGGALGARCDGFIGSPTNLIIVTSTTLMLFAGRFGLAPSANRKATAGLRLVVRDSGLQSGDPAGFTLADTLACGVVGHIIGVGVVLGLKNLGAI; encoded by the exons ATGGCCACCAAGCTCGCCTCTTCGGCTGCCACCATGATCGCCCTCCCTCAGTTCAGTGGCCTCAAGGCCCTGCCATCGTCAAGG GTGACGATGCCGCCAAATTTCCAGCGAGGAGGAAACGGTGGCGGAGCGCTTGGAGCTCGCTGCGACGGCTTCATTGGTTCACCTACGAACTTG ATAATTGTGACGAGCACGACCCTGATGTTGTTTGCTGGGAGGTTCGGGCTGGCACCTTCGGCTAACCGAAAGGCCACTGCGGGCCTAAGGTTGGTGGTGCGTGACTCTGGGCTGCAAAGTggcgaccctgctgggttcaccttaGCTGATACCTTGGCTTGCGGTGTTGTCGGGCACATCATCGGCGTTGGAGTTGTCTTAGGGCTCAAGAACTTGGGCGCCATATAA
- the LOC122006316 gene encoding pentatricopeptide repeat-containing protein At4g21065-like, whose amino-acid sequence MRPEQAPNIASQSAALSSPNPAALRRGVALLRTCNSLPRVKPIHALCIRRGVPLGHPGLAKHLLFAIVSLAGDDDDPMPYASSVFAGVPVPGVFAYNTMIRGYAESPRPLPALDVHRFMLAAAVPPDGHTYPFLLKACAKLLSLRDGERVHCRAVKDGNDTSLFVRNTLVHLYSVCGVLEIAHKMFDEMPQRSLVSWNSVLNGYAINGKPNEVLTLFREMMIMTNRKDAPQVEPDGFTMVSLLCACAEMGALGLGRRAHAYLFKRGLNLDTHVGNALIDLYAKCGSVTEAYKVFDEMDERTVVSWTSLIHGLAVNGFGEQSLDLFHEMERESLVPTGITLIGVLYACSHCGLVDEGFKYFNRMTKDYGIVPKIDHHGCMVDLLGRAGLVERAHDYIGNMPVEPNAVIWRTLLGACAVHKSLAIGEVAWAKLVNMDPGHCGDYVLLSNLYAAVGQWGSVHKLRRSMLDGGVKKKPGHSLVELRNCVYEFVLGDRSHAESNQIYDLLEVIATRLRLEGYVPCTSNVLADIEEEEKETALNYHSERLAIAFSLLKTAPGTPIRIVKNLRVCADCHLVTKLISKVYEREIIVRDRTRFHHFRDGFCSCKDYW is encoded by the coding sequence ATGCGACCAGAGCAAGCACCCAACATCGCCTCGCAGTCCGCCGCTCTCTCGTCCCCAAACCCCGCCGCGCTCCGCCGCGGCGTCGCCCTCTTGCGCACATGCAATTCCCTGCCGCGCGTCAAGCCCATCCACGCCCTCTGCATCCGCCGCGGCGTCCCCCTCGGCCACCCGGGCCTCGCCAAGCACCTCCTCTTCGCCATCGTCTCCCTCGCTGGCGACGACGATGACCCCATGCCATACGCCAGCTCCGTCTTCGCTGGCGTTCCTGTCCCCGGCGTCTTCGCCTACAACACCATGATCCGCGGCTACGCCGAGAGCCCCCGCCCCCTCCCCGCCCTCGACGTCCACCGCTTCATGCTCGCCGCCGCCGTGCCTCCCGACGGCCACACCTACCCTTTCCTCCTCAAGGCCTGCGCCAAACTCCTCTCCCTCCGTGACGGAGAGAGGGTCCACTGCCGCGCCGTCAAGGACGGCAACGACACCTCCCTCTTTGTCCGGAACACGCTCGTGCATCTTTACTCTGTGTGTGGGGTGCTCGAGATCGCGCACAAGATGTTCGACGAAATGCCACAGAGAAGCCTTGTGTCCTGGAACTCCGTCCTCAATGGCTACGCCATCAATGGGAAGCCCAATGAGGTGCTCACCCTTTTCAGGGAGATGATGATAATGACGAACCGCAAGGATGCCCCCCAAGTCGAGCCCGACGGTTTCACCATGGTCAGCTTGCTTTGTGCCTGCGCCGAGATGGGCGCATTGGGTCTTGGCCGCAGGGCCCATGCGTACCTTTTTAAGCGTGGCCTCAACTTGGACACCCATGTCGGGAATGCCCTCATTGACCTATATGCTAAGTGTGGGAGCGTCACAGAAGCTTACAAGGTGTTTGATGAAATGGACGAGAGGACTGTTGTATCATGGACGTCATTAATACATGGCTTAGCTGTGAATGGTTTTGGGGAGCAATCCCTTGACCTGTTCCATGAAATGGAGAGGGAGAGCTTAGTGCCCACTGGGATCACCTTGATTGGGGTCCTTTATGCTTGCAGCCATTGTGGTTTGGTGGACGAAGGATTCAAATACTTCAACAGGATGACCAAAGATTATGGCATTGTCCCTAAGATAGACCACCATGGTTGCATGGTGGATCTTCTTGGACGAGCTGGGTTGGTGGAGCGAGCTCATGATTACATCGGCAACATGCCAGTTGAGCCTAATGCTGTGATCTGGAGGACCTTACTTGGAGCTTGTGCGGTGCACAAAAGCTTGGCCATCGGGGAGGTAGCTTGGGCCAAGCTAGTTAATATGGATCCTGGCCATTGTGGGGATTATGTGCTCTTATCCAACCTTTACGCTGCTGTTGGTCAGTGGGGAAGTGTTCACAAGCTGAGGAGGAGCATGTTGGATGGAGGGGTGAAGAAGAAGCCTGGTCATAGCCTTGTGGAGTTGCGCAACTGTGTATATGAGTTTGTCTTGGGAGATCGCTCACATGCAGAGAGTAATCAAATATATGATTTGCTCGAAGTCATTGCTACGAGGTTGAGGTTGGAAGGTTATGTGCCATGCACAAGCAATGTGCTGGCTGATatcgaagaggaagagaaggagactGCTCTAAACTACCACAGTGAGAGGTTGGCAATTGCATTCTCTCTTCTGAAAACTGCTCCTGGAACTCCTATAAGGATAGTGAAGAACCTGAGGGTGTGTGCGGATTGTCACTTAGTGACTAAGTTGATATCTAAGGTTTATGAGAGGGAAATTATAGTCAGGGATCGGACTAGATTCCACCATTTTAGAGATGGGTTTTGTTCTTGCAAGGATTATTGGTGA